One segment of Rhodopirellula baltica SH 1 DNA contains the following:
- a CDS encoding GAF domain-containing protein, producing the protein MTSISVPAPSNASITLRHSLPPLAVSDQCYLQGIHVCEVVAPGEFTPDCDSSALPIAQQCLHESDAVVVQDPALLPTEAAAAIAIPVHFDGAIQSVIVFFAKAPSEAMPDPVGVFEVWRPVGPYDEVALREGYYGKLERFQNVSSFVRFEKGNGLPGVVWEQGRALAQDDLANHMGFLRAAGASADLLNAAVGFPVFADQYLSTAVLIQSKRSPMARAIEVWNIDGKECELTSQAYGEVENAFRFDTGTRVPLTTGILGLVAEHQRVVLLEDMEALLLTRPAERVMPCPTAGLAIPFFDGTHLSSITVLMF; encoded by the coding sequence ATGACATCGATTTCAGTTCCCGCACCATCCAACGCTTCCATCACTTTGCGTCACTCACTGCCCCCGCTCGCCGTATCAGATCAATGCTATCTGCAAGGCATCCATGTTTGCGAAGTCGTTGCTCCGGGTGAGTTCACTCCGGACTGCGATTCGAGCGCACTGCCAATCGCTCAACAATGCTTGCATGAATCAGACGCGGTGGTCGTGCAAGACCCGGCGTTGCTGCCGACGGAAGCTGCCGCGGCGATAGCGATTCCCGTTCACTTTGATGGTGCCATTCAGTCGGTCATCGTCTTCTTCGCGAAAGCACCTAGCGAAGCGATGCCCGATCCAGTCGGCGTGTTCGAAGTTTGGCGTCCGGTCGGCCCCTACGACGAAGTCGCTTTGCGAGAGGGCTACTACGGAAAGCTGGAACGTTTTCAAAACGTCAGCTCGTTCGTTCGTTTCGAAAAAGGCAACGGACTTCCCGGCGTGGTCTGGGAACAAGGCCGGGCTCTCGCTCAAGACGATCTGGCAAACCACATGGGATTCCTGCGAGCGGCCGGTGCGTCCGCGGACTTACTCAATGCCGCGGTTGGTTTTCCTGTTTTCGCTGACCAATACCTTTCGACAGCCGTCCTAATTCAATCCAAACGTTCCCCGATGGCCCGAGCGATCGAGGTTTGGAACATCGATGGCAAAGAATGCGAACTGACCAGCCAAGCGTATGGCGAAGTCGAAAACGCGTTTCGATTTGACACCGGCACTCGTGTCCCTCTGACAACCGGAATTTTGGGTTTGGTCGCCGAACACCAACGCGTTGTTTTGCTCGAAGACATGGAAGCGTTGCTGCTCACACGGCCCGCGGAACGAGTCATGCCGTGCCCAACCGCCGGGCTCGCCATTCCGTTTTTCGACGGAACCCATCTCAGCTCCATCACCGTTTTGATGTTCTGA
- a CDS encoding DmsC/YnfH family molybdoenzyme membrane anchor subunit produces the protein MSSLLPTEPNFAHPDGAAPGVVTSPGLPIEGQGDSFDLVSLLLQEQQTLTAVEDFAAAHDSGTAEDNVADQPAQARYYSKLMPASPPGPGQQFAFDVNLDTCSGCKACVVACHTMNGLDETESWRRVGTLVIGETEPEAIPAAIGVQHVTTACHHCEDPGCLNGCPVKAYDKDPETGIVRHLDDQCIGCKYCTMMCPYEVPKYSKRLGIVRKCDMCHQRLSVGEAPACVQSCPNEAIAIRVVDQQCQEVSDEERLVAGAPLSSITRPTTVFRSNDPTKRFQGVAQDNGIDEPAEDHWPLVGLLIATQVGVGMLLTERVLAAIGWLAGSPMPTETTRWTATVALMVSMIGMNLAPLHLGQPLRSWRIFLGLRTSWLSREAVLLGKFVGVLTMAVVAMWLPAVSEYLPDWVSIPAWVPGMVLLGAIVFGVAGLFSSAMIYIATKRVLWRFDRTMIRFMGTAVVGGVAASAAVIAATSDRSNSVTVLLGLATFALIAKLVWEQSILLRSEPGSSNDQWDRRSQRLVRHHLSKWSLSRLALGYAGLALLVVSSALAIAGSSMLLTVFAAAATMLLVAGETTERLIYFSSVVHDRMPGTLR, from the coding sequence ATGTCCAGCCTTCTTCCAACCGAACCGAACTTCGCCCATCCCGATGGTGCTGCGCCCGGCGTCGTCACGTCGCCGGGTTTGCCGATCGAAGGACAAGGCGACTCGTTCGATTTGGTCAGTCTCTTGTTGCAAGAGCAGCAAACGCTGACCGCGGTGGAAGACTTTGCCGCCGCACACGACTCCGGAACCGCAGAAGACAACGTTGCGGATCAGCCAGCACAAGCTCGGTACTACTCCAAGCTAATGCCCGCCAGCCCGCCGGGGCCGGGACAACAGTTCGCCTTCGATGTCAATCTCGACACCTGCAGTGGCTGCAAAGCCTGCGTGGTGGCTTGCCACACCATGAATGGCTTGGACGAAACCGAAAGCTGGCGTCGTGTTGGAACGCTGGTTATCGGCGAGACCGAACCCGAAGCCATTCCCGCCGCGATTGGAGTGCAACATGTCACGACCGCGTGCCACCACTGCGAAGATCCCGGCTGCCTGAATGGTTGTCCGGTCAAAGCTTACGACAAAGATCCCGAAACCGGAATCGTTCGGCACCTCGACGATCAGTGCATCGGTTGCAAGTACTGCACGATGATGTGCCCCTACGAAGTGCCCAAGTACAGCAAGCGATTGGGCATCGTTCGCAAGTGCGATATGTGTCACCAAAGGCTCTCAGTTGGCGAAGCCCCGGCCTGCGTTCAATCATGTCCCAACGAAGCCATCGCGATTCGCGTTGTCGACCAACAATGCCAAGAAGTCTCTGATGAGGAACGCTTGGTCGCCGGTGCGCCGCTTTCATCCATCACCCGGCCAACCACTGTCTTCCGCAGCAACGACCCAACCAAACGTTTTCAGGGAGTCGCGCAAGACAATGGCATCGATGAACCCGCCGAAGATCACTGGCCATTGGTCGGATTGCTGATCGCCACTCAAGTCGGCGTGGGGATGTTGCTGACCGAACGAGTGCTGGCCGCGATCGGCTGGTTGGCTGGTTCACCGATGCCAACGGAGACGACTCGCTGGACCGCGACAGTTGCCTTGATGGTTTCGATGATCGGCATGAATCTCGCCCCACTGCACCTTGGTCAACCCCTGCGATCCTGGCGAATTTTCTTGGGGCTGCGAACATCGTGGCTCAGCCGCGAAGCCGTCTTGCTGGGCAAATTCGTTGGTGTTTTGACCATGGCGGTGGTCGCCATGTGGCTACCCGCCGTTTCCGAATACTTGCCCGATTGGGTTTCCATCCCTGCTTGGGTCCCCGGCATGGTTTTGCTCGGTGCAATTGTCTTTGGAGTCGCAGGATTGTTCAGCAGCGCGATGATCTACATCGCCACCAAACGCGTTCTTTGGCGATTTGACCGAACCATGATTCGCTTCATGGGAACCGCAGTGGTCGGCGGTGTGGCAGCCAGTGCCGCCGTGATCGCCGCGACATCGGATCGAAGCAACTCCGTCACGGTCCTGCTCGGCCTGGCAACGTTCGCTTTGATTGCGAAATTGGTTTGGGAACAAAGCATCTTGCTACGCAGTGAACCAGGTTCGTCCAACGACCAATGGGACCGACGCAGTCAACGCTTGGTGCGTCATCACCTTTCCAAATGGAGTTTGAGTCGATTGGCATTGGGATATGCCGGCTTGGCATTGCTGGTTGTCTCTTCCGCGTTGGCGATTGCCGGTTCATCAATGTTGCTCACCGTCTTCGCCGCGGCCGCAACGATGCTTTTGGTGGCAGGAGAAACCACTGAACGATTGATCTATTTCTCAAGTGTTGTTCATGATCGCATGCCGGGGACCCTCCGATGA
- a CDS encoding molybdopterin oxidoreductase family protein — MSISIKDNRNDAGKTFQLPTLLQRRTGPMTRELVLRPGDHGLGMTHDSMAADTTTTATCGFCATGCGLRLHLKDGEAIGLTPETAYPVNLGMACPKGWEALRVLDSPERATLPLLRDETGKLSPIEWDDAFSKFCDGMKQVQSEHGPESIAFLSTGQIACEEMAFLGALARFGMDIRHCDGNTRQCMATAVTAYKESFGFDSPPYTYDDFEQSDCLVFIGANPCVGHPIMWERVLRNPHNPEIIVIDPRRTETAAAATQHLQLRPKNDLALLYAITNELILRDFVEHDFVQNHTQGFEELRQHVSQYDLATVCEEAGLAVEDVSAAVEAIGRGRAVSLWWTMGVNQSYQGTRTAQAIINIALITGNIGRPGTGANSITGQCNAMGSRLWSNTTNLFGHHSFTEESDRRKVAEALNIPVEKIPSTTSWKYDRIIEGIRNGEIKGLWVVATNPAHSWIDQGDVRELFDQLDFLVVQDMYKTTETCSHADLILPSAGWGEKEGTFINSERRYGLLKKVRHAPGQALADFQIFRGIAHRWGVGEMFAEWTSPEAVFQIMQRASRGQPSDISGIEGYEQIDRCGGIQWPWSADHASGGFEPEQQRRLFADGRFFHEDRRARLIVDDVSPMPEPAGEDYPIVLLTGRGTVSQWHTQTRTRQSPLLRSLYPNQPYVEMHPRDAAELDVEHGDLVRVRSRRGHADATACLTHSVQPGQVFMPMHYECTNQLTLSHFDPHSGQPSYKDCAVRIEPVLTSDHD; from the coding sequence ATGAGTATCTCAATCAAAGACAATCGGAACGACGCCGGCAAGACATTTCAGTTACCGACCTTGTTGCAACGACGCACCGGGCCGATGACTCGCGAGTTGGTTCTGCGTCCCGGCGACCATGGACTGGGGATGACCCATGATTCGATGGCTGCGGACACGACCACCACGGCGACCTGTGGTTTCTGCGCCACCGGTTGCGGATTGCGATTGCATTTAAAAGATGGCGAAGCGATCGGGCTGACCCCCGAGACCGCATACCCGGTCAACCTTGGAATGGCGTGCCCCAAAGGCTGGGAAGCCCTCCGAGTCTTGGATTCGCCCGAACGAGCCACGCTGCCGCTGCTTCGCGATGAAACAGGAAAGCTTTCTCCGATCGAATGGGATGATGCTTTCAGCAAGTTTTGCGATGGGATGAAGCAGGTCCAATCCGAACACGGTCCCGAGTCCATCGCGTTTCTATCGACGGGCCAGATTGCTTGTGAAGAGATGGCGTTCCTCGGCGCACTCGCGCGTTTTGGAATGGACATTCGACACTGCGATGGGAACACCCGGCAGTGCATGGCGACCGCTGTCACGGCTTACAAAGAGTCGTTCGGATTCGACTCACCGCCGTACACCTACGACGACTTCGAACAAAGCGATTGTTTGGTATTCATTGGTGCCAATCCGTGCGTCGGGCACCCGATCATGTGGGAACGCGTGCTCCGCAATCCCCACAACCCCGAAATCATCGTCATCGATCCGCGGCGTACGGAAACCGCCGCCGCGGCAACACAACACCTGCAACTGCGGCCCAAGAATGACTTGGCATTGTTGTACGCGATCACAAACGAATTGATCCTGCGTGACTTTGTCGAACACGACTTCGTTCAAAATCACACGCAAGGATTTGAAGAGCTTCGCCAACATGTTTCTCAGTACGATCTCGCGACCGTCTGCGAAGAAGCAGGATTGGCTGTCGAAGACGTTTCAGCAGCGGTGGAAGCGATCGGACGCGGCCGTGCCGTTTCGCTTTGGTGGACCATGGGAGTCAACCAAAGTTACCAAGGCACACGCACCGCCCAAGCAATCATCAACATCGCGTTGATCACCGGAAACATCGGGCGTCCCGGCACGGGAGCCAACAGCATCACCGGTCAATGCAATGCGATGGGTTCGCGATTGTGGAGCAACACCACCAACCTGTTTGGCCATCATTCTTTCACCGAAGAATCCGATCGCCGAAAGGTCGCAGAAGCACTCAACATTCCCGTCGAAAAGATTCCGTCCACCACCAGTTGGAAATACGACCGGATCATTGAAGGCATCCGCAACGGTGAAATCAAAGGCCTATGGGTCGTCGCGACCAACCCCGCACACAGTTGGATTGACCAAGGCGACGTTCGCGAACTATTTGACCAGTTGGATTTCCTGGTCGTCCAAGACATGTACAAGACCACCGAGACATGCTCGCACGCGGATCTGATTTTGCCGTCGGCGGGCTGGGGTGAAAAAGAAGGCACTTTCATCAACAGCGAACGCCGCTATGGATTGCTGAAGAAAGTCCGCCACGCCCCGGGCCAAGCTCTCGCCGACTTCCAAATTTTTCGAGGGATCGCACACCGTTGGGGAGTCGGAGAGATGTTCGCCGAATGGACATCGCCCGAAGCGGTTTTCCAGATCATGCAGCGTGCCAGTCGCGGACAACCAAGCGACATCAGCGGCATCGAAGGCTACGAACAGATCGATCGCTGCGGCGGGATCCAGTGGCCGTGGTCAGCCGACCATGCCAGCGGTGGTTTTGAACCTGAACAACAACGACGACTGTTCGCCGATGGTCGATTCTTTCACGAAGACCGCCGGGCTCGATTGATTGTCGATGATGTTTCACCCATGCCAGAACCGGCCGGCGAGGACTACCCAATCGTTCTGCTAACCGGTCGCGGAACCGTCAGCCAGTGGCACACTCAAACGAGAACGCGACAGAGCCCGCTGCTCAGGTCGCTGTATCCCAACCAACCCTACGTCGAGATGCATCCTCGTGATGCGGCGGAATTGGACGTCGAGCACGGCGACCTCGTTCGCGTTCGGTCTCGACGCGGACATGCCGACGCGACGGCGTGCTTGACCCACTCGGTCCAGCCCGGGCAAGTCTTCATGCCAATGCATTACGAATGCACCAACCAGCTCACCCTTTCTCACTTTGACCCACACAGTGGCCAACCCAGCTACAAGGACTGTGCGGTCCGCATCGAACCCGTTTTGACAAGCGACCATGACTGA
- a CDS encoding NirA family protein, translating to MTDQQDSKPFSDEQQQYLAGFTFGADVARAVQGLPVISGSGGQGTTLAIGGGSTTVDGESVPTGPDRFAFEAQSAVLAAGKKLSKEEQAKRDKNPLDMWDEMQARSDAGEFPKGTDVFLQKFHGLFYVTPAQDSFMCRLRLPGGQIQAWQLRGLADLADQSAGPYLDLTTRGNVQLREIPADQAMNILFGTRELNIVPLGSGGDNIRNCTSSAMSGLDADELIETLPLAIRMHHYILNHREMYGLPRKFNIAFEGGGRIASLEDTNDIGFKAVRVLDENASDDLPAGVYFQLCLGGITGHKDFARYTGVLLRESECVAVAAAIVRVFIRTGDRTDRKKARLKYVLDDMGFEKFIAEVEAEMGRTLTKVDVSRLTVQDIEDRSAHVGVFPQKQPGLNSLGIVFPVGRMTTDQARALADLALRYSNGDIRLTVWQNLILTNITDADLPAVQAGIRECGLDYEANSVRAGLVACTGSAGCKFAGAPTKANAIEIAERVESVLTLDQPINIHLTGCHHSCAQHYIGDIGLIACQVEVGDDMVDGYHICLGGGWGSRQGIAREIFKSVPFAEVPDLVTGILSSYQQNRVDSNESFNDFAGRLSDEELKSLVATPSVVC from the coding sequence ATGACTGATCAACAGGACTCCAAACCGTTCTCAGACGAACAACAGCAATATCTCGCCGGGTTCACATTCGGTGCCGATGTCGCTCGCGCGGTCCAAGGCCTGCCCGTCATCTCTGGTTCGGGCGGTCAAGGAACCACGCTCGCCATCGGCGGCGGATCCACGACCGTCGATGGCGAATCAGTGCCCACGGGTCCCGATCGTTTTGCCTTCGAAGCCCAATCGGCGGTGCTCGCGGCAGGAAAGAAACTGTCGAAAGAAGAACAGGCCAAACGTGACAAGAACCCGCTCGACATGTGGGACGAAATGCAGGCTCGCAGCGATGCGGGCGAATTCCCCAAAGGCACGGATGTCTTTCTGCAAAAGTTCCACGGACTGTTCTATGTCACCCCAGCGCAAGACAGCTTCATGTGCCGACTGCGCCTGCCCGGCGGTCAAATCCAAGCTTGGCAATTGCGTGGCCTGGCCGATCTGGCGGACCAATCCGCAGGCCCGTACCTGGACCTGACCACCCGCGGCAACGTGCAGTTGCGTGAGATCCCGGCCGACCAAGCCATGAACATCTTGTTCGGAACCCGCGAGCTGAACATCGTGCCGCTGGGCAGTGGTGGCGACAACATTCGAAACTGCACCAGCAGTGCGATGTCGGGATTGGATGCGGACGAACTGATCGAAACATTGCCGCTGGCCATACGCATGCATCACTACATCCTCAATCACCGAGAGATGTACGGGTTGCCACGGAAGTTCAACATCGCTTTTGAAGGCGGTGGCCGAATTGCTTCCTTGGAAGACACCAACGACATCGGGTTCAAAGCCGTTCGCGTGCTGGATGAGAACGCATCGGACGACTTGCCCGCCGGCGTCTACTTCCAGCTTTGTTTGGGTGGCATCACCGGTCACAAAGACTTCGCCCGCTACACCGGCGTGCTGCTGCGTGAAAGCGAATGTGTTGCCGTGGCAGCCGCGATTGTCCGAGTGTTCATCCGCACCGGCGACCGCACCGATCGCAAGAAAGCACGTCTGAAATACGTGCTCGACGATATGGGATTCGAGAAATTCATCGCAGAAGTCGAAGCCGAAATGGGTCGCACGCTCACGAAAGTCGATGTCAGTCGCTTGACCGTGCAAGACATCGAGGACCGAAGTGCTCACGTCGGAGTGTTCCCGCAGAAGCAACCTGGACTGAACTCGCTCGGCATTGTCTTCCCTGTTGGGCGGATGACGACCGACCAAGCGCGTGCACTCGCCGATCTTGCTCTTCGCTATTCCAACGGCGACATTCGTTTGACCGTTTGGCAAAACTTGATATTGACCAATATCACCGACGCGGATCTACCGGCCGTCCAAGCCGGAATCCGCGAGTGCGGGCTGGACTACGAAGCCAATTCTGTTCGAGCCGGCTTGGTTGCCTGCACCGGCAGTGCCGGTTGCAAATTTGCTGGGGCACCGACCAAAGCGAATGCCATTGAGATCGCCGAGCGAGTCGAAAGCGTTTTGACGCTTGACCAGCCCATCAACATTCATTTGACCGGTTGCCACCACAGTTGTGCTCAGCACTACATCGGCGACATCGGCTTGATTGCCTGCCAAGTCGAAGTTGGCGACGACATGGTCGATGGCTATCACATTTGTCTTGGTGGTGGATGGGGTTCACGGCAAGGAATCGCACGAGAGATTTTCAAGTCGGTTCCGTTTGCCGAAGTGCCTGATTTGGTCACTGGCATCTTGTCGAGCTATCAACAGAACCGCGTCGATTCAAACGAGTCGTTCAACGACTTCGCGGGCCGCCTCAGCGATGAGGAACTCAAAAGTTTGGTCGCCACCCCGTCAGTCGTTTGTTAA
- a CDS encoding sulfite reductase subunit alpha: protein MSSYIPETAPFNEQQRAWLNGFFAGLTGIQESAGGSVATAMAAGLPSAEAPVEEEEDFPWHDDSLPIVDRMELAEGRPLDRKLMAAMAQLDCGSCGYVCQTYSEAIASGEEPNVSLCSPGGKETKQMIKKLLAEAGDSVKASTNGNGSATNGVATNGAAAWSRKNPYSANLIESRPLNQEGSAKDTRHVAIDLVGSGIKYEVGDALGIYPTNCIDLCTQIIDRLAADSHVKVATPQGNTKPLLEALQEDCCLKDPSDELLELLVGRTPNADAQATLNHLLAEGVPEGFDVLDVLEVAGESTITATEFIECLDPLNPRLYSIASSMKAVGDQVHLTVGKVIYEREERVRKGVASTMLADRVGTGESMRVFVQPNHGGFTVPADENAPMIMVGPGTGIAPFVAFLQERAARKSPGDNWLFFGDQHEAYDFLYESELTEYVHSGVLSRLDTAFSRDGDTKVYVQDRMRENAAELWAWLNRGAHFYVCGDATRMAADVERALLHIITQEGGMSEDEGKAYLKTMTSEKRYVRDVY from the coding sequence ATGTCCAGCTACATTCCAGAAACCGCCCCATTCAATGAACAACAGCGAGCTTGGTTGAACGGCTTTTTCGCCGGTCTGACGGGCATCCAAGAGTCGGCCGGTGGAAGTGTCGCGACCGCGATGGCCGCTGGACTGCCCTCGGCCGAGGCACCTGTCGAAGAAGAGGAGGACTTTCCTTGGCACGACGATTCACTCCCTATCGTTGATCGAATGGAACTCGCCGAAGGCAGACCGCTCGACCGAAAGTTGATGGCCGCCATGGCTCAGCTCGATTGTGGGTCCTGCGGGTACGTTTGCCAAACGTACAGCGAAGCGATCGCGTCAGGCGAAGAACCCAACGTCTCGCTTTGCAGCCCCGGCGGCAAAGAAACCAAACAGATGATCAAAAAGCTTCTTGCCGAAGCCGGCGACAGCGTCAAAGCCTCCACCAACGGCAACGGATCCGCAACCAATGGTGTCGCGACCAACGGAGCCGCCGCTTGGTCTCGCAAAAATCCCTATTCCGCCAACTTGATCGAATCCCGCCCGCTCAATCAGGAAGGCTCCGCAAAAGACACACGGCACGTCGCGATCGACCTCGTAGGATCCGGTATCAAATACGAAGTCGGCGACGCGTTGGGAATCTACCCGACCAACTGCATCGACCTGTGCACGCAAATCATTGATCGTTTGGCCGCGGACTCCCACGTGAAAGTGGCAACGCCTCAAGGCAACACGAAACCGTTGCTCGAAGCATTGCAAGAAGATTGTTGCTTGAAAGACCCTTCCGATGAACTGCTTGAGCTGTTGGTCGGACGGACACCCAACGCGGACGCGCAAGCAACGCTGAATCATCTGCTCGCCGAAGGCGTTCCGGAAGGCTTTGATGTGCTAGACGTCTTGGAAGTCGCCGGCGAATCAACGATCACCGCGACCGAATTCATTGAGTGCCTCGATCCTCTGAACCCTCGCTTGTATTCCATCGCCAGCAGCATGAAAGCGGTCGGCGACCAAGTTCACTTGACCGTCGGCAAAGTCATCTACGAACGCGAAGAACGCGTTCGCAAGGGCGTCGCGAGCACCATGTTGGCGGACCGAGTTGGCACCGGAGAAAGCATGCGAGTCTTCGTGCAACCCAACCATGGTGGATTCACCGTTCCCGCCGATGAAAACGCACCGATGATCATGGTCGGTCCCGGTACCGGAATCGCCCCATTCGTCGCGTTCCTACAAGAACGTGCCGCTCGCAAGTCGCCGGGCGACAACTGGTTGTTCTTTGGCGATCAACACGAAGCATACGACTTCTTGTATGAATCCGAATTGACCGAGTACGTTCACTCCGGTGTGCTTTCACGACTGGACACCGCCTTCAGTCGCGACGGCGACACGAAGGTTTACGTGCAAGACCGGATGCGAGAGAACGCCGCGGAACTCTGGGCATGGTTGAACCGCGGTGCTCACTTCTACGTCTGCGGTGACGCAACCCGCATGGCCGCCGACGTCGAACGAGCCCTGTTGCACATCATCACCCAAGAAGGCGGCATGTCAGAAGACGAAGGCAAAGCCTACTTGAAAACCATGACGAGCGAAAAACGATACGTCCGCGACGTGTATTGA
- a CDS encoding class I SAM-dependent methyltransferase, translated as MTVNASKLFEVHRVCIRSDWMAWQQIEIPDSIKTLPYHDSAEHLIDSANDAIEAFMLADESVIENFVTCDFHLLDQAMTWIEQNHLLAGNRFCELGAGFAVGAMLASLRGMQAVGIEIEPRLVEAAQAVADSLDNDAQIHCGSFVPRGVEELSEIAREVRNVDTEEGDIYDEIGFEIEDFDLFFAFPWPGENEFFETVVDARGSVGALLLTYRGREGMHLLRKV; from the coding sequence ATGACGGTCAACGCATCCAAGCTCTTTGAAGTTCACCGAGTTTGCATCAGGAGCGATTGGATGGCGTGGCAGCAAATTGAGATTCCGGACTCAATCAAAACTCTTCCGTACCACGATTCGGCGGAGCACCTGATTGATTCGGCCAACGACGCGATCGAGGCGTTCATGTTGGCGGACGAATCGGTGATCGAAAACTTTGTCACCTGCGATTTTCATTTGCTAGATCAAGCGATGACGTGGATCGAGCAAAACCACTTGCTGGCAGGCAACCGCTTTTGCGAACTCGGCGCCGGTTTCGCGGTCGGTGCAATGCTGGCGTCCCTGCGAGGGATGCAGGCCGTGGGGATTGAGATCGAACCACGTTTGGTGGAAGCGGCCCAGGCGGTTGCGGACTCACTCGACAACGACGCACAGATTCATTGCGGCAGCTTTGTTCCACGCGGCGTCGAGGAGTTGTCCGAGATCGCTCGCGAGGTTCGCAACGTCGACACCGAAGAAGGTGACATCTACGACGAGATCGGATTTGAGATCGAAGACTTCGACCTCTTCTTCGCATTCCCATGGCCCGGCGAAAACGAGTTCTTCGAAACCGTCGTGGATGCTCGAGGCTCGGTCGGTGCGCTGCTGCTGACCTATCGGGGCCGCGAGGGCATGCACCTGCTTCGGAAGGTTTAG
- a CDS encoding RNA 2'-phosphotransferase: MNKRLTRISKYLTFILRHAPQSIGLNLDADGFASVDELVSNANASGKSITVEQVHQVVAGHETPMFALSDDGQRIQAL; encoded by the coding sequence ATGAACAAACGACTCACGCGAATCAGCAAATACCTGACCTTCATCCTGCGGCACGCGCCGCAATCCATCGGCTTGAATCTGGATGCCGACGGTTTCGCTTCGGTTGACGAATTGGTCTCCAACGCCAACGCGTCTGGGAAATCGATCACCGTCGAACAGGTCCACCAAGTCGTCGCGGGGCACGAGACCCCAATGTTCGCGTTGAGCGATGACGGTCAACGCATCCAAGCTCTTTGA